The Acetivibrio saccincola genome window below encodes:
- the uxuA gene encoding mannonate dehydratase, protein MKMTFRWFGEKDDSVELWQIKQIPGMTGVVGALFDIPVGEVWPLEKINRLKTAVNDAGLELEVIESVNVHEDIKLGLPTRDMYIENYIETIKNLSKAGIKVICYNFMPVFDWLRSDLAKKLEDGSEVLSYDNSIISKVDPVKLVEDMEEGSQGFSLPGWEPYRLKELKDTLEKYKDVDEEKLFENLKYFLECIIPVCEEVDVKMAIHPDDPPWNLFDLPRIVKSKANLERLVKLVDSPYNGLTLCTGSLGSNPDNDIPDMIRYFGKMGRIHFAHIRNIKFVSERTFHETSHLSGDGSLDMYEIVKAFYDIGFKGYIRPDHGRMIWGERARPGYGLYDRALGAAYINGLWEAIDKSKKERKA, encoded by the coding sequence ATGAAAATGACATTCAGGTGGTTTGGGGAAAAGGATGACAGCGTAGAGCTTTGGCAGATAAAGCAGATACCTGGGATGACAGGGGTTGTGGGAGCGCTTTTTGATATTCCCGTGGGTGAGGTCTGGCCTTTGGAAAAAATAAACCGGCTAAAGACCGCTGTTAATGATGCCGGGCTTGAGCTGGAAGTAATAGAAAGTGTAAATGTACACGAAGATATAAAATTAGGACTTCCCACAAGGGACATGTATATTGAAAATTACATTGAGACTATAAAGAATTTAAGCAAAGCAGGAATAAAGGTGATTTGCTATAACTTTATGCCTGTGTTTGATTGGCTTAGATCCGACCTGGCCAAAAAATTAGAAGACGGTTCAGAGGTTCTTTCATATGACAACAGCATTATAAGCAAAGTTGACCCTGTAAAACTTGTTGAAGATATGGAAGAGGGCTCACAGGGCTTTAGTTTGCCGGGGTGGGAGCCCTACAGGCTGAAAGAATTGAAAGATACCCTTGAAAAATATAAGGATGTTGATGAGGAAAAGCTTTTTGAAAATTTAAAATACTTTTTAGAATGTATAATTCCTGTATGTGAGGAAGTGGATGTGAAAATGGCCATCCACCCTGACGATCCACCATGGAATCTTTTTGATCTTCCGAGGATTGTAAAATCCAAAGCCAATCTTGAAAGGCTTGTAAAACTTGTAGATAGCCCGTATAATGGTCTTACTTTATGCACAGGCTCCTTAGGTTCGAATCCGGATAATGACATTCCTGATATGATAAGATATTTTGGAAAAATGGGAAGAATTCATTTTGCCCATATAAGAAATATTAAATTTGTATCAGAGAGGACATTTCACGAGACTTCACATTTGTCCGGTGACGGTTCACTTGACATGTATGAAATTGTAAAAGCATTTTACGATATAGGCTTTAAAGGCTACATAAGGCCTGACCACGGTAGGATGATTTGGGGGGAAAGAGCAAGACCGGGATACGGTCTTTATGACAGGGCTTTAGGAGCTGCATATATAAACGGGCTGTGGGAAGCTATAGATAAGTCTAAAAAGGAGCGGAAAGCATGA
- a CDS encoding M50 family metallopeptidase translates to MGETGEVKKKKTEGIVLILPALIAVLSGIATGVFLVDRLFFGDWGFTELFLCFFYVITGLFISVNIHEAGHLILGKLNGYKFVSYRVGFLTLNSENGKIKFSIMKNFGYMGLCAMIPQEKEIPRWKHLLYYSGGILFNILFGIALIVIKKAAKPQDLLNMSLTMISVFSILLGIVNLIPFFSGNNPSDGKIIWSIIFGNPFSKKLMKVNRLCSQFAAGKPLRELDVPSDFNIYQPDALDVTLLFYSYFKALDTDDDENRSKYIKKMKQWINYIPGQLFPHACYEICYNACIDGDREEAEEYYKKAEKVLKNDKDMNGLRVKAYYEYYVNKNINVAKFLCESALEVADRFPVRGQALIEEKLVKRLIDIMGNN, encoded by the coding sequence ATGGGTGAAACAGGAGAAGTCAAGAAGAAAAAAACAGAGGGTATAGTGCTTATATTGCCGGCATTAATAGCGGTATTATCAGGCATTGCTACGGGGGTTTTTTTAGTTGACAGGTTATTCTTCGGCGACTGGGGTTTTACTGAACTTTTTTTGTGTTTTTTTTATGTAATTACAGGACTTTTCATTTCTGTTAACATACATGAGGCAGGACATTTGATATTGGGAAAACTTAACGGGTACAAATTTGTTTCTTACAGGGTAGGTTTTCTTACATTAAATAGCGAAAATGGAAAGATTAAGTTTTCCATTATGAAAAATTTCGGGTACATGGGGCTTTGTGCAATGATACCTCAGGAAAAAGAGATACCCCGTTGGAAGCATTTACTTTATTATTCAGGTGGGATTTTATTTAATATATTGTTTGGAATTGCTTTAATAGTCATTAAAAAAGCAGCAAAACCACAAGATTTGTTAAACATGTCTTTAACCATGATTTCAGTGTTTTCCATTTTACTAGGAATAGTCAATTTAATTCCCTTCTTTTCAGGGAATAATCCTTCAGATGGGAAAATAATATGGAGCATAATATTTGGAAATCCTTTTTCAAAAAAGCTTATGAAAGTCAACAGGCTGTGTTCCCAGTTTGCTGCAGGAAAGCCACTAAGGGAATTGGATGTCCCGTCAGATTTTAATATCTACCAGCCTGATGCATTAGACGTGACCCTTTTATTTTACTCGTATTTTAAAGCTTTAGATACGGATGATGATGAAAACCGTTCTAAATACATAAAGAAAATGAAGCAGTGGATAAACTATATTCCCGGTCAGCTCTTTCCCCATGCCTGTTATGAAATTTGTTATAATGCCTGTATAGACGGGGATAGGGAAGAGGCGGAAGAATACTACAAAAAGGCCGAAAAAGTATTAAAAAATGACAAGGATATGAATGGTTTAAGGGTAAAAGCTTATTATGAATATTATGTAAACAAAAATATAAACGTGGCAAAATTTTTGTGTGAAAGCGCTTTAGAGGTTGCTGACAGATTTCCTGTAAGGGGTCAGGCTTTAATTGAAGAAAAACTAGTTAAAAGACTTATCGATATAATGGGTAATAATTAA
- a CDS encoding sugar kinase produces the protein MSRIICFGEIMLRLSPPGYLRFVQANSFDATYGGGEANVSISLANYGMDAAFVTKIPDNSIGQAAINSLRQYGVNTDFIVKGGSRLGIYFLEKGASQRPSKVIYDRSNSSIATAGEGDFDWDFIFEGAKWFHFTGITPALSENVRKITEKACIKAKEKGLTVSCDLNYRKNLWSTEKAGKVMGQLMEYVDLCIANEEDAEKVFGIKAENTDVTGGQLDTEGYKEVAKKLKEKFNFDKVAITLRESFSASHNNWSAMLYAEDGFYFSKKYFINIVDRVGGGDSFGGGLIYALINQYDLQEAIEFAVAASCLKHSVEGDFNHVTVDEVKTLIKGDGSGRVQR, from the coding sequence ATGTCAAGAATAATATGCTTTGGAGAAATAATGCTCAGGCTTTCACCACCAGGATATTTAAGATTTGTACAGGCAAACTCCTTTGATGCCACATATGGGGGAGGGGAGGCAAATGTAAGTATTTCCCTTGCCAATTACGGTATGGATGCTGCTTTTGTCACAAAGATACCAGATAATTCCATTGGTCAGGCAGCTATAAACAGTTTAAGGCAGTATGGTGTAAATACAGACTTCATTGTAAAAGGTGGAAGCAGGCTTGGAATATATTTTTTGGAAAAAGGGGCATCTCAAAGGCCTTCAAAGGTTATATACGACAGGTCAAATTCTTCCATAGCAACTGCCGGTGAAGGGGATTTTGACTGGGACTTTATATTTGAAGGAGCCAAATGGTTTCATTTTACAGGGATTACTCCTGCATTAAGCGAAAATGTCCGGAAGATTACAGAAAAAGCGTGTATAAAGGCTAAAGAAAAAGGACTTACAGTAAGCTGTGATTTAAACTACAGAAAAAACTTATGGTCAACGGAAAAAGCAGGTAAAGTAATGGGACAGCTTATGGAGTATGTGGATCTTTGCATTGCAAATGAAGAAGATGCAGAAAAAGTATTTGGGATAAAGGCAGAAAATACAGACGTTACAGGAGGACAGCTGGATACTGAGGGGTACAAAGAGGTTGCTAAAAAGCTTAAAGAGAAGTTTAATTTTGATAAAGTTGCAATTACGTTAAGAGAGAGTTTTTCCGCTTCCCACAACAACTGGAGTGCTATGCTGTATGCTGAAGACGGGTTTTATTTTTCAAAAAAATACTTCATAAATATTGTAGACAGAGTAGGCGGAGGGGACTCCTTTGGAGGAGGTCTTATATACGCACTTATAAATCAGTATGATTTACAGGAAGCTATAGAATTTGCAGTTGCTGCATCATGCCTAAAGCATTCCGTTGAAGGGGATTTTAATCATGTTACTGTTGATGAAGTAAAGACCCTTATAAAAGGTGACGGTTCAGGAAGGGTTCAAAGATAA
- a CDS encoding mannitol dehydrogenase family protein, protein MKLSKGAIKERQAWENAGIELPKFDIEKMEALTKENPTWVHFGAGNIFRGFIAVLQQELLNSGKARTGIVAVETYDHEIIDCIYEPYDNLSLLVLMEPDGTLRKKVVASISESLVGDTSREKHWKRLEDIFKSKSLQVVSFTVTEKGYSLTDISENYLPDVINDFKRGPESPKHFISKVTALAYLRYKNGKLPVAFVSMDNCSHNGDVLKNAFLTVAEKWVDNGHVEREFLEYLNDREKVSFPWTMIDKITPRPSEKIKDHLNKIRFEDARILCTGKNTFIAPFVNAEVPEYLVIEDDFPNGRMPLEAAGVLFTDRETVDMVEKMKVTTCLNPLHTALAVFGCLLDYKLIAHEMQDKHLRKLVEKIGYVEGMPVVVNPGIIDPKAFIDEVINKRLENPFIPDSPQRIATDTSQKVGIRFGETIKTYASREDLNVEDLKYIPLAIAGWLRYLLGINDKGEKFELSPDPMLEELKEHLEGIEIGNPDSVGSKLKPILSNKKIFGVDLYEVKLAEKIEGYFKEMITGKNAVRNVLAKYLDE, encoded by the coding sequence ATGAAGTTAAGTAAAGGCGCAATAAAAGAAAGACAGGCATGGGAAAATGCAGGGATTGAACTTCCCAAATTTGATATTGAAAAAATGGAAGCTTTGACAAAGGAGAATCCCACTTGGGTTCATTTCGGAGCAGGGAATATTTTCAGGGGATTTATAGCGGTTTTGCAGCAGGAGCTTTTAAATTCCGGCAAAGCCCGGACAGGGATAGTTGCAGTGGAGACATATGACCATGAAATAATAGACTGCATATATGAGCCCTATGATAATTTAAGTCTATTAGTGCTTATGGAACCGGACGGAACTCTGAGAAAAAAGGTTGTAGCCAGTATTTCAGAAAGTCTTGTAGGGGACACTTCAAGGGAGAAACACTGGAAAAGGCTAGAAGATATATTTAAGAGCAAATCCCTTCAAGTAGTAAGTTTTACAGTTACCGAAAAAGGTTATTCACTGACAGACATATCAGAAAACTATTTACCTGATGTTATAAATGATTTCAAAAGAGGACCTGAAAGTCCAAAGCATTTCATTTCTAAAGTTACAGCACTGGCATATTTAAGATATAAAAACGGGAAATTGCCGGTTGCCTTTGTCAGCATGGACAACTGTTCCCACAACGGGGATGTTTTAAAAAATGCCTTTTTAACTGTGGCTGAAAAGTGGGTAGATAACGGGCATGTGGAAAGGGAGTTTTTAGAGTATCTTAATGACAGGGAAAAAGTCTCTTTTCCTTGGACCATGATTGATAAAATAACTCCAAGGCCTTCTGAAAAAATAAAAGACCACTTAAATAAAATTAGATTTGAAGATGCCCGGATACTTTGTACCGGCAAAAATACATTTATTGCTCCCTTTGTAAATGCCGAAGTACCTGAATATCTTGTCATAGAAGATGATTTTCCAAACGGGCGCATGCCCTTAGAGGCAGCGGGAGTTCTTTTTACAGACCGGGAAACTGTGGACATGGTGGAGAAAATGAAGGTAACAACATGCTTGAATCCACTTCATACAGCACTGGCGGTTTTTGGATGCCTTTTGGATTACAAACTGATAGCCCATGAAATGCAAGACAAACATTTAAGAAAATTAGTGGAAAAAATAGGCTATGTTGAAGGAATGCCTGTTGTTGTAAATCCTGGAATAATAGATCCTAAAGCTTTTATAGATGAAGTGATAAATAAAAGACTTGAAAACCCCTTTATTCCGGATTCTCCTCAAAGGATTGCCACAGATACCTCACAGAAAGTTGGTATAAGATTTGGTGAGACAATAAAGACATATGCTTCCCGTGAAGATTTGAATGTTGAAGATTTAAAATATATACCTCTGGCAATTGCAGGGTGGCTCAGGTATTTACTTGGAATAAATGATAAGGGGGAAAAGTTTGAGTTAAGCCCTGACCCTATGTTAGAAGAGCTCAAAGAACATTTAGAAGGAATAGAAATAGGAAATCCGGACTCTGTAGGAAGTAAATTAAAGCCAATTTTATCAAACAAAAAGATATTTGGAGTAGACCTTTATGAAGTTAAACTGGCAGAAAAAATAGAAGGGTATTTTAAAGAAATGATTACAGGTAAAAATGCAGTAAGAAATGTACTGGCAAAATATTTAGATGAATAA
- a CDS encoding FMN-dependent NADH-azoreductase, with protein MKKLLYIIGNSKKEEESSSRTVSRRLVNAILEKIDNVELEELNLYEEHIPQLKGCYFESRSAIVSVEARSSLTKEEQREVAKIEQLCDQFKSADIYVLAVPMWSLSFPAPVKEYIDCIIQTGKTIAFKNNKPYGLINDKPRTFIYVQSSGASIPWLLKPALSKGLNYVQDIMKFIGISNFYELLVDGTGDTEEERQEAIKNATSKIPQLVEKLL; from the coding sequence ATGAAAAAATTACTCTATATTATTGGAAATTCAAAAAAAGAAGAAGAGTCTTCCAGTAGAACGGTAAGCAGAAGACTGGTAAATGCAATTTTGGAAAAAATAGATAATGTAGAGCTGGAGGAATTAAATCTATATGAAGAACATATTCCACAGTTAAAAGGCTGCTATTTTGAAAGCAGGAGTGCAATTGTAAGTGTTGAGGCAAGAAGCAGCCTTACCAAAGAGGAGCAAAGGGAAGTTGCTAAAATTGAACAGCTGTGCGACCAGTTTAAATCAGCGGACATTTATGTTCTGGCTGTCCCCATGTGGAGCTTGTCCTTCCCCGCCCCTGTAAAGGAGTATATAGACTGTATTATCCAGACCGGAAAAACCATCGCATTTAAAAATAATAAACCCTATGGTCTTATAAATGATAAGCCAAGAACTTTTATCTATGTCCAATCTTCCGGAGCCAGCATCCCATGGCTGTTAAAACCAGCCCTTTCTAAGGGATTGAACTATGTACAGGACATTATGAAATTTATAGGCATCAGCAACTTCTATGAACTATTGGTTGATGGAACGGGAGATACAGAAGAAGAAAGACAAGAGGCAATAAAAAATGCTACAAGTAAAATACCCCAGCTTGTTGAAAAATTGCTTTAG
- a CDS encoding MBL fold metallo-hydrolase, whose amino-acid sequence MKRLWIVLLTFVLLVGFIGCSSGGTSNIAPDDSDGNVDLSSPMNPTMPEDKSSGISEGSSDEMPAAMPENEKNLMPLEVHFLDVEQADCILIKTPGQKAVLIDSGKNTHEDTVVSYIKSQGIDTIDAVVGTHPHEDHIGGLDAVINSFNIGKIYMPKVSHTTKTFEDVLNAIDNKGLKVTTAFAGTNIEVDPDLKIEILAPNSHTYDEINNYSAVVKLTYKNTSFLFTGDAESVSEQEMISKGYDLKADVLKVGHHGSATSTTAQFLKKVSPDYVVISVGKDNRYGHPDNLVLNRLKTFGVEIFRTDEYGTVIATSDGETIKFDKKGDENI is encoded by the coding sequence ATGAAAAGACTGTGGATAGTTTTACTGACTTTTGTACTACTTGTAGGCTTCATAGGTTGCAGCTCCGGGGGTACTTCTAACATTGCACCGGATGATAGCGACGGGAATGTTGACTTGTCCTCTCCAATGAACCCAACAATGCCCGAAGACAAATCTTCTGGTATCTCGGAAGGTTCATCTGATGAAATGCCAGCAGCAATGCCGGAGAATGAAAAAAATCTTATGCCCTTGGAAGTACACTTTTTAGACGTGGAACAAGCAGATTGTATTTTAATTAAGACACCCGGGCAAAAGGCTGTATTAATTGATTCGGGAAAAAACACCCATGAAGATACCGTTGTATCCTATATAAAATCCCAGGGAATTGATACAATCGATGCAGTAGTGGGAACGCACCCCCATGAGGACCATATCGGAGGTTTAGATGCTGTAATAAATAGCTTTAATATCGGAAAGATATACATGCCAAAAGTTTCCCACACAACCAAAACCTTTGAAGATGTTCTTAATGCCATAGATAATAAAGGCTTAAAAGTGACAACTGCTTTTGCTGGCACAAATATTGAGGTAGATCCGGATTTAAAAATTGAGATATTAGCACCCAACAGTCACACTTATGATGAAATTAACAATTATTCTGCAGTTGTTAAGCTTACTTACAAAAACACATCCTTCCTTTTTACAGGTGATGCTGAAAGTGTTTCAGAGCAGGAAATGATTTCAAAAGGCTATGATTTAAAAGCTGATGTACTAAAAGTAGGACATCATGGAAGTGCAACATCCACTACAGCTCAATTCTTAAAAAAAGTAAGTCCTGATTATGTTGTTATCAGTGTGGGCAAAGATAACAGATATGGACATCCGGATAATTTAGTATTAAACAGGCTTAAAACCTTTGGGGTGGAAATATTCCGTACAGATGAATACGGGACTGTTATAGCAACAAGTGACGGAGAGACAATAAAATTTGATAAAAAAGGAGATGAAAACATATGA
- a CDS encoding bifunctional 2-keto-4-hydroxyglutarate aldolase/2-keto-3-deoxy-6-phosphogluconate aldolase, producing MNKEEILYRIKECGLVAVVRAETKEEAFKIVDACIEGGVCAIEITYTVPGATEILKELSSEYTDEEIILGAGTVMDAETARVAILAGARYIVTPYLNKDVVYLCNRYRVPCMPGAMTIKEVVECLEAGADIIKVFPGEVLGPEFIKAVRGPIPYASLMPTGGVDLENVSQWIEAGAVAVGAGGSLTKGAKSGDYRSITETAKEFINKIKLARG from the coding sequence ATGAATAAAGAGGAAATACTCTATAGAATAAAAGAATGCGGGCTTGTTGCCGTAGTGAGGGCAGAGACAAAAGAAGAGGCTTTTAAAATTGTTGATGCATGTATAGAGGGAGGAGTGTGTGCAATAGAGATTACATACACTGTGCCCGGGGCAACGGAAATTTTGAAGGAATTAAGCTCTGAATACACTGATGAGGAAATTATTTTGGGGGCAGGAACCGTTATGGATGCAGAAACTGCCAGGGTTGCTATTTTGGCAGGGGCACGGTATATTGTGACACCATATTTAAATAAAGATGTGGTGTACCTCTGCAATAGATACAGAGTTCCCTGTATGCCGGGTGCAATGACCATTAAAGAAGTTGTAGAGTGTTTAGAGGCAGGCGCTGATATAATAAAGGTTTTCCCGGGGGAAGTATTAGGACCTGAATTCATCAAAGCAGTGAGGGGACCTATACCCTATGCGTCTTTAATGCCTACAGGGGGTGTGGATTTAGAAAACGTTTCCCAGTGGATAGAGGCGGGTGCCGTTGCTGTAGGTGCAGGGGGAAGTTTGACAAAGGGCGCCAAAAGCGGCGATTACCGATCTATAACTGAAACTGCAAAAGAGTTTATTAATAAAATAAAGCTTGCGAGAGGTTAA
- a CDS encoding DUF3006 domain-containing protein gives MKVVIDRFEGNYAVVELEDKRVCSMPVELLPKGAKEGSVIRIELDTEETDKRKERIQKLMDKLWE, from the coding sequence ATGAAAGTTGTAATTGACAGGTTTGAAGGAAATTATGCCGTTGTAGAACTTGAAGACAAAAGGGTATGTAGTATGCCTGTAGAATTACTGCCTAAGGGGGCAAAGGAAGGTTCGGTGATTAGAATTGAACTTGATACAGAAGAGACAGACAAACGAAAAGAAAGAATTCAAAAATTAATGGATAAATTATGGGAATAA